In a genomic window of Mycolicibacter heraklionensis:
- a CDS encoding cellulase family glycosylhydrolase: MTDRIRIRKTVGFATATGAFLTFGLAPLAVAPAAQADLDDAIEAAIAPFVDATTNDLDWDAVFSPTAWDTFFAPAHWNTIFGELSIPGEAAGPAAYDPADLTGWLEQYFYMPIHDGIEAWINSDLGQLINNFINQPFIDLTGRALIGDGVDGDYLHVNGTDGGWLFGDGGKGWDSTVDHTPGGNGGHGGLFGIGGDGGHGGLGASGGAGGAGGVLMGIGGNGGDGGDGDLGFNGGAGGAGGAGGDATGWFFGLGGNGGNGGDGAAGGTGVAGGHGGDGGSATGPFSSGGHGGDAGDGVYSGPRDLPALGGAGGNGGLLGSHGDHGHFGTLDGAPPGGVSDISTAGSWLVDGDGRVVVLHGFGEVVKDPPFYPASEGFGDADAALLAANGFNVVRLGIIWAGVEPEPGVYDYEYLDLINQTAQTLSNHGIRVVLDMHQDNYGTTFWGDGAPAWAAQTGGLANPHTPFPFRYVMSPAENYAWDSFWTNADAPDGIGLQNHYALMWQVVANYFKDDPNVIGYELMNEPWPGSTWLSTIFGGSFFEGQQLTPFYNQLASAVRSVDPATPLYIEPSVLSGNLPIPTYLGEVDDPRVVFAFHDYCTTTAFMDSNFGCSLWETIVHGNADAYASQYDIPSAITEFGGTTNAGSIADTLNAANSYGYNWMFWDYTMLRYWDLNQPMTEDNINMDLLTQLSEPYPLAVAGTPDAWSFDSGTFELSYSTEMASGTGHFAAGAHTEISVPNIVYPDGYQVTVTGGHVVSAPNAPVLIIASDSGAGTVNVVVSPAAG, from the coding sequence ATGACGGACCGCATCCGCATCCGAAAGACCGTCGGATTTGCCACTGCCACAGGCGCATTCCTGACCTTCGGACTGGCGCCACTGGCTGTCGCGCCGGCAGCCCAGGCAGACTTAGACGACGCGATCGAAGCAGCCATAGCACCCTTCGTGGACGCCACCACCAACGATCTCGACTGGGATGCGGTGTTCTCCCCCACCGCCTGGGATACCTTCTTCGCCCCCGCGCACTGGAACACCATCTTCGGTGAACTCAGTATCCCGGGTGAAGCTGCCGGACCGGCCGCATACGATCCGGCGGACCTGACCGGTTGGCTGGAGCAGTACTTCTACATGCCGATCCACGACGGCATCGAAGCCTGGATCAACAGCGACCTTGGCCAACTGATCAACAACTTCATCAACCAGCCGTTCATCGACCTGACCGGACGCGCGCTGATCGGCGACGGCGTCGATGGGGACTACTTGCATGTCAACGGCACCGACGGTGGTTGGCTGTTCGGCGACGGCGGCAAGGGCTGGGACAGCACCGTAGACCACACGCCCGGTGGCAACGGCGGACACGGCGGACTGTTCGGCATCGGCGGGGACGGCGGCCATGGCGGCCTCGGTGCTTCCGGTGGTGCCGGAGGCGCGGGTGGGGTGCTGATGGGCATCGGCGGAAACGGCGGCGACGGCGGCGACGGCGACCTCGGCTTCAACGGCGGTGCCGGCGGGGCCGGCGGCGCAGGTGGTGACGCGACCGGCTGGTTCTTCGGCCTCGGCGGAAACGGCGGAAACGGCGGCGACGGCGCCGCCGGCGGCACCGGCGTCGCAGGAGGTCACGGGGGCGACGGTGGTAGCGCCACCGGACCGTTCAGCAGCGGCGGCCACGGCGGCGATGCCGGCGACGGCGTCTACAGCGGCCCACGCGATCTGCCCGCCCTCGGCGGGGCCGGCGGCAACGGCGGCCTGCTCGGCAGCCACGGCGACCACGGCCACTTCGGCACCCTCGACGGCGCCCCGCCGGGTGGCGTCTCCGACATCAGTACCGCCGGCAGCTGGCTGGTCGACGGTGACGGACGAGTCGTCGTCCTGCACGGATTCGGCGAGGTGGTCAAAGACCCGCCGTTCTACCCAGCCTCCGAGGGGTTCGGCGACGCCGACGCGGCGCTGCTGGCCGCCAACGGTTTCAATGTGGTGCGGCTCGGCATCATCTGGGCCGGAGTCGAGCCCGAACCCGGCGTCTACGACTACGAGTACCTGGACTTGATCAACCAGACCGCACAGACACTGTCCAACCACGGCATCCGCGTCGTCCTCGACATGCACCAGGACAACTACGGCACCACCTTCTGGGGCGATGGCGCACCGGCGTGGGCGGCGCAGACCGGCGGCCTGGCCAATCCCCACACGCCTTTCCCGTTCCGCTACGTCATGAGCCCGGCGGAGAACTACGCCTGGGATTCGTTCTGGACGAACGCCGACGCGCCCGACGGGATCGGACTGCAGAACCACTACGCGCTGATGTGGCAAGTGGTTGCGAACTACTTCAAAGACGACCCCAACGTGATCGGCTACGAGCTGATGAACGAGCCGTGGCCGGGCTCAACGTGGCTGTCGACCATCTTCGGCGGCTCGTTCTTCGAAGGACAGCAGCTGACCCCGTTCTACAACCAGCTGGCTTCGGCGGTCCGCTCGGTTGATCCGGCCACGCCGCTGTACATCGAACCAAGCGTGCTGTCCGGAAACCTCCCCATCCCGACCTATCTGGGCGAGGTGGACGATCCACGCGTCGTCTTCGCGTTCCATGACTACTGCACCACAACGGCTTTCATGGACAGCAACTTTGGCTGCTCATTGTGGGAGACGATCGTCCACGGCAACGCCGATGCGTACGCATCGCAGTACGACATCCCGTCAGCGATCACCGAGTTCGGCGGAACCACCAACGCCGGCTCGATAGCCGACACCCTCAACGCGGCCAATAGCTATGGCTACAACTGGATGTTCTGGGACTACACCATGCTCCGGTACTGGGACCTGAACCAGCCCATGACCGAAGACAACATCAACATGGACCTGCTGACGCAACTGTCGGAGCCGTATCCGCTCGCCGTGGCCGGCACCCCGGACGCCTGGTCGTTCGACTCCGGCACCTTCGAGCTCAGCTACTCCACCGAGATGGCCAGCGGCACCGGCCACTTCGCTGCCGGCGCACACACCGAGATCTCGGTGCCGAACATCGTCTATCCGGACGGCTACCAGGTCACCGTCACCGGCGGACACGTCGTCTCAGCCCCCAACGCTCCGGTGCTGATCATCGCCTCCGACAGCGGTGCGGGCACCGTCAACGTCGTGGTGAGCCCGGCAGCCGGCTAA
- the hemB gene encoding porphobilinogen synthase, whose translation MRERPRRLRSTPALRRLVAQTSLEPRHLVLPMFVADGIDEPRPIPSMPGVYQHTRDSLRAAAAEAVAAGVGGLMLFGVPAAADKDSTGSAGAAPDGVLNTALRDLAADLGDSTVLMADTCLDEFTDHGHCGVLDERGRVDNDATLKCYVELAVAQADSGAHVVSPSGMMDGQVAAIRDGLDAAGHHDTVILAYAAKFASAFYGPFRDAVASTLAGDRRTYQQEPGNAREALREVTLDLAEGADIVMVKPAMGYLDVIAATAAVSSVPVAAYQVSGEYAMIAAAAANGWIDGRSAALESLIGIRRAGADIVLSYWAAEAAGWLA comes from the coding sequence GTGAGAGAGCGTCCCCGTCGGCTGCGTTCCACTCCGGCGCTGCGCCGGCTGGTGGCTCAAACGTCGCTGGAGCCCAGGCATCTGGTGTTGCCGATGTTCGTCGCCGACGGCATCGACGAGCCGAGGCCGATCCCTTCTATGCCCGGGGTGTATCAGCACACGCGTGACTCGCTGCGCGCCGCGGCCGCCGAGGCGGTGGCGGCCGGCGTGGGCGGGCTGATGCTGTTCGGGGTTCCGGCAGCGGCGGACAAAGACAGCACCGGATCGGCCGGCGCGGCTCCCGACGGGGTGCTCAACACCGCGCTGCGTGATCTGGCCGCCGACCTCGGTGATTCCACCGTGCTGATGGCCGACACCTGCCTGGACGAGTTCACCGATCACGGCCACTGCGGGGTGCTCGACGAACGGGGTCGGGTCGACAACGACGCCACCCTGAAATGTTACGTGGAACTGGCTGTCGCCCAAGCGGATTCGGGCGCCCACGTGGTGAGTCCGAGCGGCATGATGGACGGCCAGGTGGCCGCCATCCGCGACGGGCTGGACGCTGCCGGGCATCACGACACGGTGATCCTGGCCTACGCGGCGAAGTTCGCCTCGGCGTTCTACGGCCCGTTCCGGGATGCGGTCGCCTCGACCCTGGCCGGGGACCGTCGCACCTACCAGCAGGAACCCGGCAACGCCCGCGAGGCGCTGCGAGAGGTCACCCTCGACCTCGCCGAAGGCGCCGACATCGTCATGGTCAAACCGGCGATGGGCTACCTGGACGTCATCGCGGCGACCGCCGCGGTGTCCTCGGTCCCCGTCGCCGCATACCAGGTCTCCGGTGAGTACGCGATGATCGCCGCGGCCGCCGCCAACGGCTGGATCGACGGACGGTCCGCGGCGCTGGAGTCCCTCATCGGTATCCGGCGGGCCGGCGCCGACATCGTGCTGAGCTACTGGGCGGCCGAAGCGGCCGGTTGGCTGGCGTGA
- a CDS encoding uroporphyrinogen-III synthase, which translates to MARQVSVRGQKPKPGRIVFVGSGPGDPGLLTTRARTALTNAALVFIDPDVPEAVLALVGTDLPPIAGPVPPAPKADKADDDAAHDADGTDADAAGEAATVPGGPDIRPALGEPAEVAKILAAEARAGADVVRLVAGDPLSIDAVITEVNAVARTNVAFEIVPGLPATSAVPTYAGLPLGSSHTVADVRDPNVDWGALAAAPGPLILQATTSHLPEAARTLIEYGLSDNTPCVVTTSGTTCAQRSIESSLGGLTEASALASIDPVILPNGQETSAGPLVVTIGKTVSNRAKLNWWESRALYGWTVLVPRTKDQAGEMSDRLIGHGASPIEVPTIAVEPPRSPAQMERAVKGLVDGRYQWVVFTSTNAVRAVWEKFAEFGLDARAFSGVKIACVGEATAERVRAFGISPELVPSGEQSSLGLLDEFPPYDDIFDPVNRVLLPRADIATETLAEGLRERGWEIEDVTAYRTVRAAPPPATIREMIKTGGFDAVCFTSSSTVRNLVGIAGKPHARTLVACIGPKTAETAAEFGLRVDVQPETAAVGPLVDALAEHAARLRAEGALPPPRKKSRRR; encoded by the coding sequence ATGGCTCGCCAAGTGAGCGTGCGAGGGCAGAAGCCCAAGCCGGGCCGCATTGTTTTCGTCGGCTCGGGTCCTGGCGACCCGGGCCTGCTGACGACGCGGGCACGGACGGCGCTGACGAACGCCGCGCTGGTGTTCATCGACCCCGACGTGCCCGAGGCGGTGCTGGCGCTGGTCGGCACGGACCTGCCTCCGATCGCCGGTCCCGTGCCCCCGGCGCCCAAGGCGGACAAGGCCGACGACGACGCGGCCCACGACGCCGACGGCACCGACGCTGACGCTGCCGGCGAGGCCGCGACCGTTCCGGGCGGGCCCGACATCCGCCCGGCGCTGGGCGAGCCGGCCGAGGTGGCGAAGATCCTGGCGGCCGAGGCTCGCGCAGGCGCCGACGTGGTGCGGCTGGTCGCCGGTGATCCGCTCTCGATCGACGCGGTCATCACCGAGGTGAACGCGGTGGCTCGCACCAACGTTGCGTTCGAGATCGTGCCGGGACTGCCCGCCACGAGCGCGGTGCCCACCTACGCCGGTCTGCCGCTCGGCTCGTCGCACACGGTGGCCGATGTCCGCGACCCGAACGTGGACTGGGGCGCGCTGGCCGCCGCTCCGGGGCCGCTGATCTTGCAGGCCACCACCTCGCACCTGCCGGAGGCGGCCCGCACCCTGATCGAGTACGGCCTGTCCGACAACACGCCGTGCGTGGTCACCACCTCGGGTACCACCTGCGCGCAGCGCTCGATCGAGTCCAGCCTCGGCGGTCTGACGGAGGCGTCGGCGCTGGCGAGCATCGACCCGGTCATCCTGCCCAACGGTCAGGAGACCTCGGCCGGGCCGCTGGTGGTGACCATCGGCAAGACGGTCAGCAACCGGGCCAAGCTGAACTGGTGGGAGAGCCGCGCGCTGTACGGCTGGACGGTTCTGGTGCCGCGCACCAAGGACCAGGCCGGCGAGATGAGCGACCGGCTGATCGGGCACGGCGCCTCGCCGATCGAGGTTCCGACCATCGCCGTGGAGCCGCCCCGCAGCCCCGCTCAGATGGAAAGGGCCGTCAAGGGTTTGGTGGACGGCCGCTACCAGTGGGTGGTGTTCACCTCGACCAACGCGGTGCGCGCCGTGTGGGAGAAGTTCGCCGAGTTCGGTCTGGACGCTCGGGCGTTCTCCGGGGTGAAGATCGCCTGCGTCGGCGAGGCCACCGCAGAGCGGGTCCGGGCGTTCGGGATCAGCCCCGAGCTGGTGCCCTCGGGTGAGCAGTCCTCGCTCGGCCTGCTGGACGAATTCCCGCCCTACGACGATATTTTCGACCCGGTGAACCGAGTGCTGTTGCCGCGGGCGGACATCGCCACCGAGACGCTGGCCGAAGGGCTGCGCGAGCGGGGCTGGGAGATCGAGGACGTCACCGCCTACCGCACTGTGCGGGCCGCTCCGCCGCCGGCGACCATCCGCGAGATGATCAAGACCGGCGGGTTCGACGCGGTGTGCTTCACCTCGAGCTCGACGGTGCGCAACCTGGTCGGCATCGCCGGCAAGCCGCACGCCCGGACCCTGGTGGCCTGCATCGGCCCCAAGACCGCCGAGACGGCAGCCGAATTCGGGCTGCGGGTGGACGTGCAGCCGGAGACCGCGGCGGTGGGTCCGCTGGTCGACGCGCTGGCCGAGCACGCCGCGCGACTGCGGGCCGAGGGTGCGTTGCCGCCGCCGCGTAAGAAGAGCCGCAGGCGATGA